Proteins found in one Maridesulfovibrio sp. genomic segment:
- a CDS encoding ABC transporter substrate-binding protein: MKKILFLILLLLLYACDSTVSIEVEENENAGIYADKVVLGSSLALEGHASYLGTQTLHGALAYLSYVNANGGVHGRTVEVVAYDDSYDPPKCLINTQKLIIEDKIFALFCYVGTPTTVEVLPLVTDARIPLLGMFTGADALRKPFSRYVINIRPSYYQETREAVRHMVEDLGIKKIAVFYQYDAFGFDGLTGTELAMKDYGLEPVARGSYTRGSLDVSEGVARIKDSGAEAVFMIGTSGPCIKFMNSLQREGISPVYYTVSFMGAREFARKLNFQDELIIMSQVVPPFADDNDLAESEASDYIRLLDKYYPEDSPSLVGLEGFFNARILVEGLQRSGRELSRNGFIKAIESMNKYEIAPGVTVSYGAMDHQGMDKVYFTRFRNGKFELISDWGLLKQRVTK; encoded by the coding sequence ATGAAGAAAATATTATTTTTGATCCTGCTTCTGTTGCTGTATGCGTGCGACAGCACCGTATCCATTGAGGTTGAGGAAAACGAAAACGCCGGAATTTATGCTGATAAAGTAGTTCTGGGGTCTTCGTTGGCCCTTGAAGGCCATGCCAGTTATCTGGGAACTCAGACCCTGCATGGGGCACTGGCTTACCTGAGCTATGTTAATGCTAACGGCGGTGTACACGGCCGGACGGTGGAAGTGGTTGCTTATGATGATTCTTATGATCCTCCGAAATGTCTGATAAATACACAGAAACTGATCATTGAGGATAAGATATTCGCTCTGTTCTGCTATGTGGGAACTCCTACTACCGTAGAGGTTCTGCCGCTGGTGACTGATGCCCGTATCCCCCTGCTTGGTATGTTCACCGGGGCGGACGCCCTGCGAAAACCGTTCAGCCGTTATGTAATTAATATCCGGCCCTCCTACTATCAGGAAACAAGAGAGGCCGTGCGTCATATGGTTGAAGATCTCGGTATTAAAAAAATAGCAGTTTTTTACCAGTATGACGCATTCGGTTTTGATGGTTTGACCGGTACTGAGCTGGCCATGAAAGATTACGGCCTTGAACCGGTGGCAAGGGGCTCCTATACCAGAGGTTCTCTTGACGTGAGCGAGGGAGTGGCGCGCATAAAGGATTCCGGAGCCGAAGCAGTTTTCATGATCGGTACCAGCGGACCGTGTATAAAGTTTATGAACAGTCTGCAACGGGAAGGAATCAGCCCGGTTTACTATACTGTATCATTCATGGGGGCGCGTGAATTTGCGCGTAAACTTAATTTTCAGGATGAACTGATTATCATGTCGCAGGTGGTTCCGCCTTTTGCCGATGATAATGACCTTGCGGAGTCCGAGGCCTCTGACTACATCAGACTGCTTGATAAATATTACCCAGAGGATAGTCCCAGCCTTGTAGGGCTGGAGGGGTTTTTCAATGCCCGCATACTTGTAGAGGGTCTACAACGCAGCGGCCGGGAGCTCAGCCGTAATGGTTTTATCAAGGCCATTGAATCCATGAACAAATATGAGATAGCTCCGGGGGTCACCGTTTCGTATGGTGCGATGGACCATCAGGGTATGGATAAGGTGTATTTTACCCGTTTCAGGAATGGAAAATTTGAGTTGATCAGTGATTGGGGTCTTTTGAAACAGAGGGTCACAAAATGA
- a CDS encoding response regulator has protein sequence MVGKILVVDDEVHIRMLLEQTLEELEDDFDVELLSAENGEEGLDCIREERPNLVFLDIMMPYMNGYEVCQAVREDEELSNVTIILLTAKGQEADRKHGLELGAERYMTKPFDPDEILEVAKSILNIKD, from the coding sequence ATGGTCGGAAAAATTCTAGTTGTGGATGATGAAGTACACATCCGGATGCTTCTAGAGCAGACTTTGGAAGAACTTGAAGACGATTTCGACGTCGAGTTGCTGTCAGCTGAAAATGGGGAAGAAGGGTTGGACTGTATTCGCGAAGAACGTCCGAATCTGGTTTTTCTGGATATCATGATGCCGTACATGAACGGCTATGAAGTCTGTCAGGCTGTCCGCGAGGATGAAGAACTTTCAAATGTAACAATCATACTCCTGACTGCAAAAGGACAGGAGGCTGACCGTAAACACGGCCTCGAACTCGGAGCCGAACGTTACATGACCAAACCTTTCGATCCAGACGAAATTCTTGAGGTAGCCAAATCAATTCTGAACATAAAGGACTGA
- a CDS encoding HD domain-containing phosphohydrolase, translated as MNAGLNPEINLKRIIKPKKLKSFLQKALPLLPEDSVLCVYCDEFPIFCDEPVSHSFAETIHSPIKTPTGANLHLGTFIHNRAELSGPQQNHIRSILEFTAFSISNYIESETARRLIGEETLSKYRELALLHRSIVELNNSLRLKDVITALTNECKTSALPAEMGAVFLPEEEGFTIFESFGNVSTDELKNLVECALFKDIISSLRGEIINDVSKDKRCQGKLYGKIRSMLIMPIPSPNVCEGVLVLTSPETNAFNAANLKHVGTLSSVAGISISNAYNFESIRVLMDALLKALAEAIDARDPFTAGHSERVAYLGVSFARQISQDNEKFQDINFTDEQLREIFYSGILHDIGKIGIKEEVLTKKTRLPKSMIDVIGMRLKLFGIHHMHAWEDDYKRLKRINSSLSPNKEDLDFVDSMSFINFKVNGSTIHMLQPEERECLTVQQGNLTDEERMEIERHPAESKRILEHIPFQDDLSQLLTIIGQHHERMDGSGYPEGITGERILIQSRILSIVDIYDAITQERHYKPATPKERALKILDLEAGEGKLDRDLVDLFINNISEIEAGAESIDLDRPVSTRFCKIPNYNMN; from the coding sequence ATGAATGCAGGACTGAATCCGGAAATAAATCTAAAAAGAATTATTAAGCCCAAAAAGCTGAAATCCTTCTTACAAAAAGCGCTGCCGCTACTCCCCGAAGACTCGGTTCTCTGCGTCTATTGTGATGAGTTTCCTATTTTCTGTGATGAGCCCGTAAGCCATTCCTTTGCAGAAACAATCCACAGCCCTATCAAGACACCGACCGGTGCGAATCTCCACCTCGGCACTTTCATTCACAACCGTGCAGAACTTTCAGGTCCGCAACAGAATCACATCAGGTCCATACTGGAATTTACCGCCTTTTCCATCTCAAATTATATTGAATCCGAAACCGCCAGAAGGTTGATCGGGGAAGAAACCTTATCCAAATACAGGGAACTCGCCCTCCTGCACCGCTCCATAGTGGAACTGAACAATTCCCTGAGACTGAAAGATGTAATTACCGCCCTTACCAACGAATGCAAAACTTCAGCATTACCAGCTGAAATGGGTGCGGTTTTCCTGCCGGAAGAAGAAGGATTCACAATATTTGAAAGTTTCGGCAATGTATCCACAGATGAATTGAAAAATCTTGTGGAGTGCGCACTTTTCAAAGACATCATCTCCAGCCTGCGCGGCGAAATAATTAACGATGTCAGCAAAGATAAACGCTGTCAGGGTAAATTATACGGCAAAATCCGCTCCATGCTGATCATGCCCATTCCATCGCCCAATGTCTGTGAGGGAGTCCTGGTGCTGACCTCACCCGAAACAAACGCTTTCAACGCGGCCAATCTTAAGCACGTTGGCACCCTCTCATCAGTTGCCGGAATTTCCATCAGTAACGCATACAATTTTGAATCCATACGAGTGCTTATGGATGCACTTCTCAAGGCACTGGCGGAAGCAATCGACGCAAGGGATCCCTTCACCGCCGGCCACTCAGAAAGAGTCGCGTATCTCGGAGTTTCATTTGCGAGACAGATTTCGCAGGATAATGAAAAATTTCAGGACATAAATTTTACTGATGAACAGCTCAGGGAAATTTTCTATTCCGGCATTCTGCATGATATCGGCAAAATAGGCATCAAGGAAGAAGTCCTGACCAAGAAAACCCGGCTGCCCAAATCCATGATTGATGTAATCGGCATGCGCTTAAAACTTTTCGGCATCCACCACATGCATGCGTGGGAAGATGATTATAAACGCCTCAAACGCATCAACTCGTCTTTAAGCCCGAATAAAGAAGACCTTGATTTTGTTGATTCCATGAGTTTCATAAATTTTAAGGTAAACGGCTCCACCATCCACATGCTGCAACCGGAGGAACGGGAGTGCCTGACCGTACAACAAGGAAACCTGACCGATGAAGAACGCATGGAAATAGAACGACATCCGGCAGAAAGTAAAAGAATCCTTGAACACATTCCCTTTCAGGACGATCTTTCCCAACTGCTGACTATTATCGGTCAGCATCATGAAAGAATGGACGGTTCCGGCTATCCGGAAGGCATAACCGGTGAACGAATTCTTATCCAGAGCCGCATTCTGTCTATTGTGGACATCTATGATGCAATAACTCAGGAAAGACATTACAAACCCGCAACCCCAAAAGAAAGAGCTCTGAAAATCCTTGATCTTGAAGCCGGAGAAGGCAAGCTGGACCGGGATTTGGTAGACCTGTTCATTAATAATATTTCTGAAATCGAAGCTGGAGCCGAGTCAATCGATCTTGATCGTCCGGTCTCTACGAGGTTCTGTAAAATACCAAACTACAATATGAATTAA
- a CDS encoding ABC transporter substrate-binding protein: protein MSATSQKIQWEKGIPRLQTLGISGMNKTLSAIVIFLLTVTLFCSSAEARPQKPFLLGMSAAFTGHSKALGIELYRGAQAYFDKVNEQGGINGRKIVIKFMDDGYNPEPAIRNTIKFVKIDKVDCLFSYVGTPTVTRVLPVIKHFNSNKPEYLFFPFTGAQPQREFPYEEYVFNLRASYRQETWGLVHNLYMIGRKRIAVLYQADAYGRSGWDGIRKALTEKGLNIVAESTYRRGAAFKDSMKRQVEIIKKGKPDAVISVGTYEACAAFIRDMRDAGLNIPICNLSFVGSENMLELLSKLNKDTGKDYCADLINAQTVPSYEDTSLPAVREYREAMAEDPQLPAGFGKGYQPLKYSFSSFEGFLNAKVMTQILKRVSEPQYRGNIQAATLSIRNLDIGIGTDINFGRGRHQGMDEVYYSTVSHGKFVPLNDWRRWSK, encoded by the coding sequence TTGTCCGCAACCAGCCAGAAGATTCAGTGGGAAAAGGGAATCCCAAGGCTGCAAACTCTTGGAATTTCCGGTATGAATAAAACCTTATCCGCCATCGTTATATTTCTACTCACAGTAACCTTGTTCTGCTCCTCTGCAGAGGCCAGGCCTCAAAAGCCTTTCCTGCTCGGAATGTCTGCAGCCTTTACCGGACACAGCAAAGCGCTGGGAATCGAACTTTATCGAGGGGCACAAGCTTACTTTGATAAGGTTAATGAACAGGGAGGAATCAACGGGCGCAAAATTGTTATCAAATTCATGGATGACGGATACAACCCCGAGCCGGCTATCCGCAATACTATCAAATTTGTCAAGATAGACAAAGTAGACTGCCTTTTCAGTTATGTGGGCACTCCCACAGTTACCCGGGTTCTTCCAGTCATCAAACATTTCAACTCCAACAAACCGGAATACCTGTTCTTCCCCTTTACCGGTGCCCAGCCGCAACGGGAATTTCCATATGAAGAGTATGTATTCAACCTGCGGGCATCATATCGGCAGGAAACATGGGGACTGGTCCATAATCTTTATATGATAGGACGTAAACGCATAGCCGTGCTTTATCAGGCCGATGCATACGGAAGAAGCGGTTGGGACGGAATCCGCAAGGCATTAACGGAAAAAGGCTTAAATATTGTTGCTGAATCAACGTACAGACGGGGTGCTGCCTTTAAAGATTCGATGAAGAGGCAGGTAGAAATAATCAAAAAAGGCAAACCGGATGCCGTTATTTCGGTAGGGACATATGAGGCCTGCGCGGCTTTTATCCGCGATATGCGTGACGCAGGGCTAAATATACCGATCTGCAATCTTTCATTCGTGGGCAGCGAAAACATGCTTGAGCTGCTGTCCAAGCTTAATAAAGATACGGGCAAGGATTATTGCGCCGACCTGATCAATGCCCAGACCGTCCCCAGTTATGAAGACACCAGCCTTCCGGCTGTCCGGGAATACAGGGAGGCCATGGCCGAAGACCCACAGCTACCGGCAGGATTCGGCAAAGGCTACCAGCCCCTTAAATATAGTTTCAGCAGCTTTGAAGGCTTTCTCAATGCCAAGGTCATGACCCAGATTCTGAAACGGGTTTCCGAGCCTCAATACAGGGGGAACATCCAAGCTGCGACTCTGTCCATCCGCAATCTGGATATTGGGATCGGTACTGATATCAATTTCGGACGCGGCAGGCATCAGGGAATGGACGAGGTTTACTACTCCACTGTTTCCCATGGAAAATTCGTACCCCTCAATGATTGGAGGAGGTGGAGCAAATGA